AGAGGAACGCCCCCGCCGGTGACGACCGGCGGGGGCGTTCACTTTCCCCGTACGTCAGTACGCGGGTACGTCAGTTCATGGTCGAGCCGATGGTCGTCGAGCCCGTCGTCAGGAACGTGGTCGCCGGCAGCGAACCGCTCGACGAGCGGGCACCGTACGCCGTGGTCGCGTCCGTCGACCTGAAGGACGGCGTCGAGGTGCCGCTGTCCCAGTTGTTGGCCGCGGAGACCGTGGCGGAACCGAGTTTGTCCAGGCCGCCCTTGTTGCTCACCGCGAGGTTCCTGGCCAGCCGCGCCTTGCCCGTCGCGAAGAAGAAGCCCGCGTCGGTGTTGGCGTAGGCCGTGTTGCGGTTGAGCACGATGGCCCCGGTGTTGGAGTTCTCGGTGAAGCCGTTGCCCGCGTTGTCCCAGGCCGCGTCGTTGTTCACGACGTGGGCGACCGAGGCCCCGCCGCCGCCGAGCTTGAAGCCGTTGCCGTTGCCCTCGAAGGCGGAGTCGTTCCAGCGGTTCTTGCCGTTCCCGTACGACCACGAGTGCTCGATGGTGATCGGCGAGGAGAACTGCCAGAGGTCGAGGCCGTCGTCCGCGTTGTGGTAGAGGCGAGCGCCGGTGACCTTGTTGCCGGTGCCGGAGCCGAACTTGATGGCGATGCCGTCGGCGTTCTGCCCGTGGTTCGCGGCGTCGTAGTTGCCGTGACTGTCCAGGTTCTGCACGAGGTTGTCGGTCGTGCCGTCGCCGCGCAGCGTGAAGCCCGAGTCGCCGTTGTTCGCGGTGACGAGGTTCTTGAAGACGCCACCCACGGAGGAGGTGGCGACGAAACCCTGTGCGGGCGAGTTCTGCCACGTGATGTCCTGGACGGTCCAGTAGTCGCCGTAGATCCCTGCCAGCCAGGAACCGGCGGCCAGCTTGGAACCGTCGATCTTCACCTTCTCGCTGCCGTACGCGGTGAGCGAGATCCGCGAGGAACCGGTGCCGTTCGCCGTCGACTTCAGCGTGGCCGTCGGGTAGTACGTGCCGCCGCGCACCTGGATGGTGGTGCCCGCGGCGGCATCGGCGACGGCCGTCTGGAGTTGCGCGGTGGTGGAGACGGTGACCGTTGCGGCGGCGGCCTGCGCCGAGCCGTTGTCCGCGAGGCCGAGGTAGACGCCACCCGCCCCCGCTGCGACGGCCACCGCCGCGGCGATCGAGAGCGTACGGGTCCTGCGGTGGCGTCCGGTGCTCAGAAGCACGGGGCGTTCCTTTCCTGGGGGACGGGAGACGAAGCGGGCCGGAGGGGCCGCCTCGGCCCGCTTCTGCTCCCGGGTCGCCGCGGTGGCGGGAAAGGTTGCCGAGGGCTCACGAAAAAGGTCGAAACTTTCGCTGACTGTCGTGCCGCTTTCATCGATTGACGCGCTGTCCCCCACTGGCAACACTCCGAGAGCGTTTCCCGCACAGAATCCACCAGACTCCGACAGGATGTGTCATGCGACGCCGCACCGCCCGCGCGCTCCTGATCCCCGTCCTCGCTCTTCTCCTGGGCCTGCTGGCCGCGCCACCGAGCCCCGCGTCATCGTCGCCTTCGGGAGCACCGCACGTGAACGAACCGAAGTACGCCGGTTATCTCTTCGCCTACTTCACCGGCGAGGGCACGGCCGACGGCGAGCAGATCCGCTACGCCCTGAGCCGCGGCAACGACCCTTTGCACTGGCGGGAGTTGAACGCGGGCCATCCCGTCCTGACCTCCACCATCGGCGAGAAGGGGCTGCGCGATCCCTTCGTGATCCGCTCCCCCAAGGGCGACAAGTTCTTCCTCATCGCCACCGACCTGAAGATGTACCAGAACTCCAGCGGCAGCTGGGACTACGTGCAGCGGCACGGCAGCAGGTCCATCATGATCTGGGAGTCCACCGACCTGGTGCACTGGACCGACCAGCGCCTGGTGAAGGTGGCCCCCGACAACGCGGGCAACACCTGGGCGCCGGAGGCCTATTGGGACGACTCGCTCGGTGAGTACGTCGTCTTCTGGGCGTCCAAGCTGTACGCCGACGACGACCCGGAACACGCCGGATCGACGTACAACAAGATGCTGTACGCCACCACGAAGGACTTCCGCACCTTCAGCGAGCCGAAGGTCTGGGACGACCCGGGCTACTCGGTGATCGACTCGACGGTCATCAAGGACAAGGGCAGCTACTACCGCTACACCAAGGACGAGCGCGATCCCAGCTCCTCCAGCCCCTGCTCGAAGTTCATCACCGGCGAGAAGTCGACCTCCCTGACGAACACCACGTACGACTTCGTGTCGGACTGCATCGGCAGCGGCTCGATCGACCGCGGCGAGGGCCCGACGGTCTTCAAGTCCAACGCCGGGAACAAGTGGTACCTGTTCATCGACGAGTACGGCAGCCGTGGTTACGTCCCCTTCGAGACCACCGACCTCGACTCGGGCAAGTGGACCATGTCGACGAACTACCAGCTGCCCGCGAGCCCCCGGCACGGCACGGTGATGCCGGTGACGCAGGCGGAGTACGACCGGCTGCTGGCCGCCTACCCGGTGACCGGCACGTCGGTCGTGGACGCGACCGCGAAGGGCCAGAGCGGGTATGCGATCGTCACCGAGTCGGCCTCGAAGGTCGTCCTGCCGATGAGGCCGGACACGAACCTCAGGCGCCTCGCCCCCACCCTCGCGGTCGGCGCGGGCGCGAAGGTCAGCCCGGCCTCGGGCACACCCCGGGACTTCCGCACCCCGCGCACCTACACCGTGACGGCCCCGGACGGGACGAGCCGGACCTGGACGGTCGAGGCGGTACCCCACCGCAGCCCGGTCCTCCCCGGACTCAACGCCGACCCGGACGTCCATTACCTGGACGGCCGGTACTGGATCTATCCGACGACGGACGGCTACGCGGGGTGGAGCGGGACGAGCTTCAAGGCGTACTCGTCGAAGGACCTGGTCCACTGGAAGGACCACGGTGTGATCCTGGACCTGGGACCCGATGTGTCCTGGGCGGACAAGAACGCCTGGGCCCCGGCGATCGCCGAACGCGACGGCAAGTACTACTTCTACTTCTGTGCGGAGCAGCAGATCGGCGTGGCGGTGGCCGACTCCCCGGCCGGTCCCTTCAAGGACGCGCTGGGCAGGCCCCTGGTGGCCAAGGGCCGGTTGACGGGCCAGATGATCGACCCGGCGGTGTTCACGGACGACGACGGGCAGTCGTATCTGTACTGGGGCAACGGCCACGGATACGTCGTGCCGCTGAACGCCGACATGGTGTCGTTCGACGCCTCACAGGTGCGGGACATCACGCAGCCCGACTTCCGTGAGGGATCCTTCGTCGTCAAGCGGCGGGGCACGTACTACTTCATGTGGTCCGAGGACGACACCCGCAGCGAGAACTACCACGTCGCCTACGCCACCGGACCGTCCCCGCTCGGTCCGTGGACCAAGCGGGGCACGATCCTGTCCAAGCGCCCGGAGTACGGCATCAAGGGCACCGGACACCACTCCGTGGTGAACGTCCCCGGCACCGACGACTGGTACATCGTCTACCACCGGTTCGCCCTGAACGGCCCCGGGAAGGCGGGCGGGGACGGCACGCACCGGGAGACCACCATCGACCGCATGGAGTTCGCGGCCGACGGAACGATCGAACCGGTGGTGCCGACCCTGGAGTCGATCCGCCCCGTACGGACCGGGTCCTGAGTCCTAGCTGACGAAGTACGTCGGGTTCGGGAGCTTGAACGTCTTGTCGGCGTAGCCTCCGTCGAGGTCGGAGTACTGGTCGCCGAAGTTGGCGACGATGTCGTACCCGAGGGACTCGATGTGCTTACGGGTGCCGGACTTGTACTGCACGGTGGTGCAGTTCCAGGCGGCGGCCGTGGCGCAGGCGCTCAGGTAGGCCGGCGGGTTGGCCGCGTCCTTGAGGAACATGTGGCCGGCGTCGAGGTTGATGTCGGCGCCGACCTTCTTCAGGTTCGCGACCGCGGAGACGCGCTGCGACTCCTTCAGGCCCGAGTTGTAGAAGACCTCGACACCCTTGGACTCGGCGTACGCGACGAGTTCGGGGGTGCCGAAGACGGCCGGACGGTCGGCCTGGGCCACGTACGCGGCCCAGGAGGCCGAGTTGTAGGTGTAGTTGGTCTTCTTCTCGTAGTCGAGGGAGAGCAGCAGCGTGTCGTCGATGTCGAAGACGACCGCGGGCTTCTCGCCCCGGTGCTTCGCCTTGTGCGCCGCCCTGTCGATGTAGCGCTTGGCGTCCGACTCCAGGCGCGACAGGTCCTTGGCGTACTGGCTGTCCTTGGACGCCTGGTACACGCCGCTGCTGTCGAGCGTGGCGCCGTAGTAGGTGTCGATGTCCTTGACCAGGAGCCCGATGTTGTAGGGCTCGTGGGTCGAGTTGGCCGTCGACTGGCCGGCCGTGGCGACGCCCGTGCCGTAGAGGGCTCCGCCGGCGACGGCACAAGCGGCCGCGATGGCTGCCGCTCTGAGGGACTTCCGCATGGATTCTCCGGATCTGGGTGATGGGTGACCAGGTCATTCCGCGCCAGGTCAGGGACTGTCTACGCGCATCACGCATGCCATGCGGGAGGCTTTATCCGATCGAGACCTCACCCGCGGGCGGTGCCTCCCGGATGCATTGCCCGCGGGTGGCGTCCACTTGACCTTCTCTTGAACCGGTTCTCCTAGGGTCGGAACGCACATGCGAACGATGTGTCAGACGGGGAGAGCCGCATGGGTGATGGCAACGGCAACGGCATGGTCCTGCACATCCACACCGCCGATCTGAAGCGCGCGGCGCCCGACTTCCACGAAGGGGCCAAGAACCTCAGCAAGGCACTCACCACCCTCGTCACCACCCTGGACAGCCTGGGAAAACCCTGGGGCGACGACAAACAGGGCAAGGAGTTCGGGGACGCCTACTCACCGCAGCAGAAGAAGATAGAGAGCGCGGCGGGCACCCTCGTACTCGGCCTGGTGAGCATCCACGAGGCCATGAACGACCTGGCGGACGGCACCGTCGACAACGACCAGCTGATCGCGGGAATGTTCACCGAGGTGAAGACCGGCGGGACCGACGAGGCAGGGAGCGACGGTTCCGGTGAGCGTTGAGGACGAGGCCAAGAAGATCCTGCTGAAGCTGGGCCTGTGGTGGCCGGACGCCAACTCCGGTTCGCTGCGGGCCGCGGCGACCGCCTGGCGCACCTTCGCCGACTCGGTCGACGACGTACGGGGACCGGTGCACACGAGTGCGTCCTCCCTCATCCACCACAACACCGGCGAGTCGATCGACGCGTTCGAGAAGTTCTGGAACCGCTACGCCAAGGGCAAGGACGCCGGCTGGCTCAGCGACCTGGCGGAGTCTTCCCGGGCGATGGCGAAGGCCCTGGACAAGTTCGCGGACGCCATCGACGACGCCATCAACAAACTCTGGACGCAGATCGGCATCGACGCCGCCGTGATCGCGGGCGGGGTGGCGCTGGCCTTCTTCACGGCGGGTCTCGCCTCCGGAGCCGCCGTCGCCGCGGCCGACGCCATCATCGAGTTCGGCGCCACCATGGGCATCGCGGTCTCCACCACCGTCGCGGAGATAGCGGCGGGCACCCTGGTCGCGGCGGCCTTCGGCGGTATCGAGTCGGTCACCGTCGACCTGGCCGTGGCCCAGCCCCTGAAGATGGTCACCGGTCTGCAGCAGGGCTTCAGCCTGGACGAGGTCAACCAGGCCGCCAAGGACGGCATGATCTTCGGCGGCGCGCTGGGTGCGGGCAGCGGCGTACTGAAGGCGGGCGTGGAGGGCGCGTTCAGCGACACCACTCCCCTCCTGCTGCGCCCGCCGTCCCTCCGCCCCGACCTGGTCGAGCTCGGACCCGCCGCGCGCAACGCGGATCGCACGCCGTGCGTCGGCGAGCCGATCGACGTGGCGACGGGCGCCATGCTGATGTCCCAGACCGACCTGACACTGCCGGCCTCCCTTCCCCTCCTCTTCCAGCGCACCCACCTGTCCTCCTACCGGGGCGGGGTCTGTTTCGGCCCGAACTGGATCTCCACCCTCGACGAGTGCGTGCAGATCGACGGCGAGGGGGTCGTCTTCGCGGCGGCGGACGGCATGCGGCTCGTCTATCCCGTGCCGGAGCCGGATGTGCCGACCCTCCCTCTGAAGGGCGCGCGCTGGCCACTGCGCTGGGACGGCAAGCCCGACGGCGTCATGACCATCACCGACCCCGCCACCGGAGTCGTCCGCACCTTCAGCACCCCCTGCTCCTCGGGCTCCTTCGGCGTCTTCCATCTGCCCCTGGACTCCTGGAGCGACCGGAACGGCGCGCGCATCGACGTCGAGCGCGACGACGAAGGCATCCCGTTCGGCATCCGCCACTCCGGCGGCTACTACCTGGCCGTCGACACCCAGGGCCCCCGCGTCACCGCCCTGCGCCTGCTCGACGAACCGCCCTCCCGCTACGGCCCCGACGGCCCGGTGGGCGACGGCACGCTCGTCATGCGGTACGGCTATGACACCTCCGGCAACCTCACCGAGGTCATCAACTCCAGTGGTGAGCCGCTCCGGTTCACCTACGACGACCAGGGCCGGATGACGCGCTGGACCGACCGCAACGGGACCTGGTTCTCCTACGTCTACGACGAACGCGGCCGCGTCGTCCGCACCGAGGGCGTCGACGGCATCCTGTCGGGCACCCTGACGTACGACGAGGCGGCGGCCACGACGACGTACACCGATTCACTCGGCCGCGTCTCCAGCCATCGGTACAACTCCGAGGGCCTGGTCGTCGAGGAGACGGACCCGCTCGGGCAGGTCACGCGCACGGAGTGGGACGAGTGGGGTGCCAAGCCCCGCTCGGTCACCGATCCGCTGGGCCGTACGACCCGGTACGGCTACGACGGCTCCGGAAACCTGACCGAACTCACGCTTCCTGACGGCTCGGTGGCTCGGGCGGCCTACGACGCGTCGGCCCTGCCGACGGAGATCCTCGAACCGGGCGGAGCGACCTGGCGACACACCTACGACGAGCGCGGCAACCTGCTGACGACCGTCGACCCGGTCGGCGCCATGACCCAGTACACGTACGACGAGTCGGGCCGTCCGACCACCGTCACGGACGCGCTCGGTCATACACGCACCACGGCGTACGACGCCGCCGGACTGCCCGTCGCCCTCACCGACGAACTGGGGCACACGACATCGGTACGCCGGGATTCCTTCGGACGGATCGTCGACGTGACCGACCCGCTGGGCCACACCACCCGCATGGGCTGGACAACCGACGGTAAGCCCGCCTGGCGCGAACAGGCCGACGGCTCAAGGGAGTTGTGGACCTGGGACGCCGAGGGCAACCTCCTCACCCATACCGACCTCGCGGGCAACACGACACACCGTACCGCCGGTCACTTCGACGTCGCCGCCTCCCGAACGGACCCGGACGGTGCGACATACGCGTTCGCCTACGACACCGAGTTGCGGCTGACGGGCGTTACCAATCCCCAAGGGCTGACCTGGTCGTACAGCTACGACGCGGCGGGCCGCCTGACCGCGGAGACCGACTTCAACGGCCGGACCATCACATACACGCACGACGCCGCGGGCGGCCTGCTGTCCCGCGCCAACGGCGCCGGCGAGACGCTGCACTTCACGCGGGACACACTCGGCCGGGTGACAGAGCAGTTCGACGACACGGGCACAGTCACAAGGTACGCGTACGGTCCGGACGGTCACCTCGCGCACGCGGCCAACGCGGATGTCGACATCACGATCGAGCACGACGCGCTCGGCCGTGTTCTCACCGAGACCGTCAACGGTCGTACGACCGGGAACACCTACGACGCTCTCGGCCGGCGCACCCGTCGCCGAACCCCGAGCGGCATCACTTCGCAATGGACGTACGACGCTGCGGGCCGTCCGGCCGAGCTCCGGGTCTCGGACGGGGAGTTGCGGTTCACCTACGACGCGGCGGGACGCGAGACACGTCGCCTCATCGGTACGGACACGGTCCTCTCCCAGAGCTGGGATGCGAGCGACCGCCTCACCGCCCAGTCCCTCACGACACGGGGCGCCGGGGCAGCGGACCTCCTGCTCCAGCACCGCGCCTACGCCTACCGAGCCGACGGCTACGTCACCGAAGTCCGCGAACTCACCTCCGGAACCCGCCGCTACGACCTCGATGTCATGGGACGAGTCACGGGCGTACGCGGTCACGGATGGACCGAGACCTATGCGTACGACACGTCGGGCAACCTCGCCCACGCTTCGGCGCCGGCCCATGACGCGGCCGGTGACCAGGAATCCGAGGGCACCCTCGTCCGCCGCTCCGGCCGCACGTCGTACGAGTACGACGCGCAGGGCCGCCTGGTACGCAAGACCCGCAAGCTGCTCAACGGGCAGCAACGGATCTGGACGCTCACCTGGAACGCGGAGGACCGTCTCACCGAGGCAACGACACCGGAGGGCGAGCGCTGGCACTACGCATACGATCCGCTCGGTCGCCGCATGTCCAAGTGCCGTCTCCGCGAGGATGGTTCAGAGACCGATCGCACTCACTTCACCTGGGACGACACCCAACTCGCCGAACAGCGGGCCCCTGATGGCGGGGTCACCACCTGGGACTACGCCCCCGGCACACACCGCCCTCTCGCTCAGACCACTCACCGACCTGCGGAGGTGGCCCGGGGCACCTCGTTCCTCGCCCAGC
This portion of the Streptomyces mirabilis genome encodes:
- a CDS encoding DUF6531 domain-containing protein, producing the protein MSVEDEAKKILLKLGLWWPDANSGSLRAAATAWRTFADSVDDVRGPVHTSASSLIHHNTGESIDAFEKFWNRYAKGKDAGWLSDLAESSRAMAKALDKFADAIDDAINKLWTQIGIDAAVIAGGVALAFFTAGLASGAAVAAADAIIEFGATMGIAVSTTVAEIAAGTLVAAAFGGIESVTVDLAVAQPLKMVTGLQQGFSLDEVNQAAKDGMIFGGALGAGSGVLKAGVEGAFSDTTPLLLRPPSLRPDLVELGPAARNADRTPCVGEPIDVATGAMLMSQTDLTLPASLPLLFQRTHLSSYRGGVCFGPNWISTLDECVQIDGEGVVFAAADGMRLVYPVPEPDVPTLPLKGARWPLRWDGKPDGVMTITDPATGVVRTFSTPCSSGSFGVFHLPLDSWSDRNGARIDVERDDEGIPFGIRHSGGYYLAVDTQGPRVTALRLLDEPPSRYGPDGPVGDGTLVMRYGYDTSGNLTEVINSSGEPLRFTYDDQGRMTRWTDRNGTWFSYVYDERGRVVRTEGVDGILSGTLTYDEAAATTTYTDSLGRVSSHRYNSEGLVVEETDPLGQVTRTEWDEWGAKPRSVTDPLGRTTRYGYDGSGNLTELTLPDGSVARAAYDASALPTEILEPGGATWRHTYDERGNLLTTVDPVGAMTQYTYDESGRPTTVTDALGHTRTTAYDAAGLPVALTDELGHTTSVRRDSFGRIVDVTDPLGHTTRMGWTTDGKPAWREQADGSRELWTWDAEGNLLTHTDLAGNTTHRTAGHFDVAASRTDPDGATYAFAYDTELRLTGVTNPQGLTWSYSYDAAGRLTAETDFNGRTITYTHDAAGGLLSRANGAGETLHFTRDTLGRVTEQFDDTGTVTRYAYGPDGHLAHAANADVDITIEHDALGRVLTETVNGRTTGNTYDALGRRTRRRTPSGITSQWTYDAAGRPAELRVSDGELRFTYDAAGRETRRLIGTDTVLSQSWDASDRLTAQSLTTRGAGAADLLLQHRAYAYRADGYVTEVRELTSGTRRYDLDVMGRVTGVRGHGWTETYAYDTSGNLAHASAPAHDAAGDQESEGTLVRRSGRTSYEYDAQGRLVRKTRKLLNGQQRIWTLTWNAEDRLTEATTPEGERWHYAYDPLGRRMSKCRLREDGSETDRTHFTWDDTQLAEQRAPDGGVTTWDYAPGTHRPLAQTTHRPAEVARGTSFLAQLAVDTTADRTVRFHAVVTDSVGTPTELVSTDGNVAWQRRTTLWGTRYPAPTDDHESVDCPLRFPGQYADPETGLHHNFHRYYDPETARYVSSDPLGLDAGPNPYWYGPHPLTWIDPYGLAICRTTPRLEDGNPKEGWQHIDERHIAGTANGGHGDLLPPSTTRAQVEKAAETMIEKGTRVSDPARRMQTYEKRMIVNGMRARYRLVVDSDDGNRIITFFPVGKSYTP
- a CDS encoding family 43 glycosylhydrolase, translated to MRRRTARALLIPVLALLLGLLAAPPSPASSSPSGAPHVNEPKYAGYLFAYFTGEGTADGEQIRYALSRGNDPLHWRELNAGHPVLTSTIGEKGLRDPFVIRSPKGDKFFLIATDLKMYQNSSGSWDYVQRHGSRSIMIWESTDLVHWTDQRLVKVAPDNAGNTWAPEAYWDDSLGEYVVFWASKLYADDDPEHAGSTYNKMLYATTKDFRTFSEPKVWDDPGYSVIDSTVIKDKGSYYRYTKDERDPSSSSPCSKFITGEKSTSLTNTTYDFVSDCIGSGSIDRGEGPTVFKSNAGNKWYLFIDEYGSRGYVPFETTDLDSGKWTMSTNYQLPASPRHGTVMPVTQAEYDRLLAAYPVTGTSVVDATAKGQSGYAIVTESASKVVLPMRPDTNLRRLAPTLAVGAGAKVSPASGTPRDFRTPRTYTVTAPDGTSRTWTVEAVPHRSPVLPGLNADPDVHYLDGRYWIYPTTDGYAGWSGTSFKAYSSKDLVHWKDHGVILDLGPDVSWADKNAWAPAIAERDGKYYFYFCAEQQIGVAVADSPAGPFKDALGRPLVAKGRLTGQMIDPAVFTDDDGQSYLYWGNGHGYVVPLNADMVSFDASQVRDITQPDFREGSFVVKRRGTYYFMWSEDDTRSENYHVAYATGPSPLGPWTKRGTILSKRPEYGIKGTGHHSVVNVPGTDDWYIVYHRFALNGPGKAGGDGTHRETTIDRMEFAADGTIEPVVPTLESIRPVRTGS
- a CDS encoding right-handed parallel beta-helix repeat-containing protein, which encodes MLLSTGRHRRTRTLSIAAAVAVAAGAGGVYLGLADNGSAQAAAATVTVSTTAQLQTAVADAAAGTTIQVRGGTYYPTATLKSTANGTGSSRISLTAYGSEKVKIDGSKLAAGSWLAGIYGDYWTVQDITWQNSPAQGFVATSSVGGVFKNLVTANNGDSGFTLRGDGTTDNLVQNLDSHGNYDAANHGQNADGIAIKFGSGTGNKVTGARLYHNADDGLDLWQFSSPITIEHSWSYGNGKNRWNDSAFEGNGNGFKLGGGGASVAHVVNNDAAWDNAGNGFTENSNTGAIVLNRNTAYANTDAGFFFATGKARLARNLAVSNKGGLDKLGSATVSAANNWDSGTSTPSFRSTDATTAYGARSSSGSLPATTFLTTGSTTIGSTMN
- a CDS encoding HAD family acid phosphatase produces the protein MRKSLRAAAIAAACAVAGGALYGTGVATAGQSTANSTHEPYNIGLLVKDIDTYYGATLDSSGVYQASKDSQYAKDLSRLESDAKRYIDRAAHKAKHRGEKPAVVFDIDDTLLLSLDYEKKTNYTYNSASWAAYVAQADRPAVFGTPELVAYAESKGVEVFYNSGLKESQRVSAVANLKKVGADINLDAGHMFLKDAANPPAYLSACATAAAWNCTTVQYKSGTRKHIESLGYDIVANFGDQYSDLDGGYADKTFKLPNPTYFVS